GGCCTGGCGACGCTCATCGTCGGTGCCGAGCTGCTGGTCCGCGGAGGCTCCGGCGTCGCCACGCGGCTCGGCATCCCGCCGATGGTGATCGGCCTGACCGTCGTCTCGATCGGCACGAGCCTGCCCGAGCTGGCGATCGGCATCGACGCCGCGCTGCGCGGGGCGGGTCCTCTGGCGGTGGGCAACATCGCCGGCACGAACATCGTGAACCTGCTGCTGATCCTCGGCCTCAGCGCGGCGATCGCGCCCCTGGCCATCCAGTCGCGGACGATCGCCTTCGAGCTCCCGGTCGTGGCCGCGGTGTCGATCCTGGTGGTGCTCCTCGCCCTCGACGGGAGCATCTCGCGCGTGGACGGCACGGTGCTCGTGACGATCGCCGTGCTCTACACCGTGGCGGTCGTCGCGCTGGCGGTGCGCGACCCGTCGCGCGTCCCGGCGGCCTCGGACGGGAGCGGAGGCGGCCTCGTCCGGCACCTGGTCATGCTCGCGGCGGGACTCGGGATCGTCGTCCTGGGTGCCGACTGGCTCGTGCGGGGAGCGGTCGATCTCGCCGCCGCGATGGGCGTGAGCGAGGTCGTGATCGGCCTGACGGTCGTCGCGATCGGATCGTCGGCGCCCGAGCTGGTCACGACGGTCGTCTCCACCCTGCGCGGCGATCGCGACATCGCGGTGGGAAACCTCATCGGCTCGAGCGTGTACAACCTCGCGCTGATCCTCGGCGTCACGTCGCTCGTCGCCCCGCTGGAGGTGACGAGCGACCTCATCCGCGTCGACCTGCCGCTGATGGCGCTCGTCGCCGTGCTGCTGCTGCCGGTGATGGCGACCGGCCGGCGGGTGTCGCGGGCGGAGGGCGTGGCCGCGGTGGCGGCCTACGTCCTCTACCTGGGCGTCATCCTCACGACGCGCACCTGAGACGATGCGTCCATGGAGAGCCCCCGGCCGCACAGCGACTTCATCCTGACCTTCGCCTGCCCCGACCGGGTCGGCATCGTCGCGGCGATCGCATCGACGCTGGCGCAGGACGGCTGGACGATCACCGAGAGCCAGCAGTACGCCGATCCCGACACCCTGCACTTCTTCATGCGCGTGCGCTTCGCGGCCGATCGCGACGTCGAGCTCGAGGTCATGCGCGCGACGCTCGCGCCGGTGCTCGAGCCGTTCGACATGGACTGGGACCTGCACGACGCCACCGCGCCCCTGCGTGTCGTCGTGATGGTGTCCAAGCAGGGCCACGTCCTGAACAACCTGCTCTTCCACGCGCGCCAGGGCCAGCTGCCCGTCGAGATCGTTGCGGTCGTGTCGAACCACCCCGACTGGCGCGACACCGTGGAGTGGCACGGCATCGAGTTCCACCAGATTCAGGTCACCCCCGAGACCAAGCGCGACACCGAGCAGTTCGTGATCGACCTGATGGACAGCCGCGGCGCCGAGGCGCTCATCCTGGCGCGCTACATGCAGATCCTCACCGACCAGATGTGCCGCGACGTGCACGGCCGGGCCATCAACATCCACCACTCGCTGCTGCCCAGCTTCAAGGGCGCCCGCCCGTACGAGCAGGCCCACCGTCACGGCGTGAAGGTCATCGGCGCCACGGCGCACTACGTGACGGCCGACCTCGACGAGGGGCCGATCATCGAGCAGGACTTCCGTCGCGTCGACCACCGCTCGTCGGCGGCCGAGCTGGCGGCCATGGGCCAGGACCTCGAGGCCCGGGCCCTGGTGAGCGCGGTGCGCGCCCACGCCGAGCACCGGGTGCTGCTGAACGGCATGAAGACGGTCGTCTTCGACTGAGACCCGCCGCGGGAGGCGGGCCGCTCGCTCAGGTGTCGCGTTCCTCTGCACTCGACGCGTCGGCGTCGGCGTCGAGGTCGGCCACGGTGGGTGCCGTGAGCGCCGCCACCGGATCACCCCCGGCGGTCAGGGCGGCGTCGATCCGCTCGTTGGCGTAGCGCAGGATCTCGGCGATCGTGGCCGTCACGGGCACCGCGAGGAACGCGCCCGTGATGCCGAAGATCGAGCCGCCGGCGGTGACGGCCATCAGCACGACGGCCGGGTGCAGGTTCATGCTCTTGCCCTGCAGCATCGGCGAGAGCACGTTGCCCTCGAGCTGCTGCACGGCGACGATCACGGCCAGGATGATGAGGGCGTCCCGCGGGGAGTTGGTCACCAGGGTCACCAGCACGGCGATCGCGCCACTGGCGAACGCACCAACGATCGGGATGAACCCGCCGATGAAGGTGATGACGGCGAGCGGCACCCACAGCGGCTGGCCCACGATCGCCAGCGCGGCGCCGATCAGCACGGCGTCGATGAACGACACGAGCGCTTGGGTGCGGATGAAGCCGCCGAGGGTGTTCCAGGCCCGGTAGAGCATCTCGCGCAGGTGGCCGCCGACGCGGTGGCCGCCGAGGCGCTCGACCCACGGCAGGAAGCGGTGGCCGTCCTTGATGAACAGGAAGGTCAGGATCAGCACCAGCACGGTGTTGAGGACCACGTTCGTGGCCACGCCGATCGTGGAGAGCACGCCGCTGCTGATGTCCCCGGCGCTGTTGCGCAGCCAGTCCTCGACCGAGTCGAGGGCGTTCGAGATCTGACCCGCCTCGATCGGCAGTGGCCCGTTCACGAGCCAGTCCTGAACCTCGCCGACGCCCTTCGCGGCACGATCGGCGATCTCGGGCGCCTCCTCCACGAGCTGGGGGATGAGGATCGAGAACAGGAAGCCGAGCGCCGCGAGGAACGCGAGCATCACGACGCCGGCCGCTGCGGCCGCGGGGACCCCGAGGTCACGCAGGCGCTTGGTCGGCGGGCCGAGCACGGTGGCGAACAGGATCGCCAGCGACACGGGGAACCAGATCATCCAGGTGCGTCCGACGCCCCAGCCGAGCACGTACAGGGCGGCGGCGACGACGATGAGGCGCAGGCCCCAGCGCTGGAGCACGACGAAGCCCTGGTCGATCATCACGGCCCGGTCGCGGATGCGTGTCTCTGTCACTCCGCAACCCTATCCGGGCAGTTCCCAATCCACCGGCTCCGCGCCCTGGGCGGCCAGGGCGGCGTCGGCTCGGCTGAAGGGACGCGAGCCGAAGAACCCGCGCGATGCCGACAGCGGACTGGGATGGGCCGACTCGATCCGGGGCACGTCGCCCAGGCGCGACGCCAGCGACTGGGCGTCGCGGCCCCACAGGATCGCGACGAGCGGGCCACCGCGCTCGACGAGGGCGGCGATCGCGCGGTCGGTGACCGCCTCCCACCCGCGGCCGCGGTGGCTGGCGGCCTCGCCGGGTCGCACGGTCAGGCAGCGGTTGAGCAGCATGACGCCCCGGTCGGCCCACGCCGACAGGTCGCCGTGCGGCGCCGGCGCGATGCCGAGGTCGGCCTCGAGCTCGCGGTAGATGTTGGCCAGGCTGCGCGGCAGCGGCCGCACGTCGGGCCGGACCGAGAACGACAGGCCCATCGGGTGGCCGGGAGTCGGGTAGGGGTCCTGGCCCGTGACGAGCACCCGCACCTGCGCCAGGGGGGTGCGGAAGGCGCGGAAGATCGCGTCCGGCTCGGGCAGGTAGGTGCGGCCGGCGGCGACCTCGGCGCGCAGGAAGTCGCCCATCGCCGCGATCTGGGGTGCGACGGGCTCCATCGCCTCGGCCCAGTCCGGGGCCATCAGGTGCTCGAGGCTCACTCGGGCTTCCTCAGCGCGGTGGGTGCGAGCGCGCTGGCGACGAGGCACAGCGCGAGCGGGACGAGGAAGGCCGTGGTGAGCGGCACCCAGTGGGTCAGCAGCCCGATGATCGAGGGACCGCTGAGCAGGGCCACGTAGCCCATGCCCGTGACCCGCGCGATGATCGCCGCGCCGTGGCGGGGGTCCACGTTGCCCGCCGCGCTGAAGAACTGGGGCACGCACCCCGCGAGCCCGATCCCGACCACCGCCCAGCCGAGGATGGCGATCGCCGGCGTGGGCGCGACGATCGCGATCGCCAGGCCGATCGCTCCCAGGATCGAGGCCCAGCGCACGAAGGGGCCCGGTCCGGTGACGACGACGATGCGGTCCACCACGAGCCGCGTGACGAACATCGTCGCGCTGAAGGCGCCGTAGGCGACCGCGGCCACGGCCTCGGTCGTGCCGAGCTCGTCGCGCAGGTGCACGGTGCTCCAGTCGTAGGCCACGCCCTCGGCGAGCATCAGCGCGAACGCCAGCGCGCCGAGCAGCACGATCCGGGCGGTCCACGGCGGCCGCTCGAGGCCCTCCTCGCGATCCTGCACGTCGTGGTCGAGCAGGTGCGGCCGCACGAGCGCGACGAGCACGAGGCCCAGCAGCGCGAATACCAGGAAGTCCAGGGGCACGGGCCAGCCCAGCGCCAGCATGGTGCCGCCGAGGGCCGAGGCGATGAAGCCGCCGGCGGAGAACCACGCGTGGAACGAGGACATCACCGGCCGGCCGTACGCCCGCTCGACGGTGACCGCCTGGGCGTTCTGGGCCACGTCGACGACGCCGTTGGTGGCGCCGAGGAGACCGAGCGCGGCGGCCAGCGTCCACACGTCGGTCGCCAGGCCCGGCAGCGGGAGGGACAGGCACATCAGCACGAGGGCGACCGTGACGGCGCGCGCGCTGCCGGTGCGGTCGACGAAGAAGCCGGCGGCCTGCATGCCCAGCCACGCGCACGCGCCCATCCACAGCAGCAGCGTGCCGAGGGTGGCCGCGGAGATCCCGGTGCGATCCATGACCACGGGGATGTGCACGATCCAGGCCCCGAGCAGGAAGCCGTTGGAGAACAGGAGGGTGGAGGTCGCCACCCGTGCTCGCCCGATCGTCGCTTCCACCACGGCACGAGTGTAGGAGGGCGTCGATGGGCCCGGCCGGTAGCATGGGCGGGTTGTGTCTTCTGCCATCACCGACTACCGCCGCCTCTGGGGCGCAGCTGGATTCTCGTTCGTCGCGGTGGCGTTCCTGGGGCGCATCCCGCTCGCGATGAGCCAGATGGGCGTGCTGCTGCTCGTGGCCCAGTCCACCGGCAAGTACGGCATCGCCGGCGCCACGGCGGGCGCGCTCGCGGTCGCCAGTGCGATCGGCTCCCCGTTCTTCGGCGCGGCGGCCGACCGGGTCGGGCAGCGGCCCGTCGTGCTCACGCAGTCGATCCTCGGGTCGATCGGTCTCGTCGCGATCGTCGTCTGCTCCGACCGGGGCGTCTCCTCCGGGGCCCTCATCGCGGTCGCGGCGCTCACCGGCCTCGTGATGCCGCAGGTCGGCCCGCTGGCCCGCGTGCGGTGGCGACCGGTCCTGGCCCTGCGGGTCGACGAGGGCCGCATCCGCGAGTCCGAGGTCAACCGCTTCGTCGACCTGGCGTTCTCCTACGAGGGTGCGGGGGACGAGGCGTCCTTCGTGCTCGGCCCGGCGCTCGTCGGCATCCTCGGCGTGCTGGTCGGGGCCGACGGAGCGCTGCTGGCCGCCGCCGTGCTGCTGCTCGTCTTCGGCTCCTGGTTCGCCGTGCACCGCACCGCGGCGCTCGTGCCCCGCGGCAGCGAGCACGCGCCCACGCACGGCGTGAAGCTGTGGACCGCCGCGTTCATCGTGCTGGCGTTCGCCGTCTACCTCATGGGCACGTTCTTCGGCAGCATCCAGGCCGGCTCCACGGTCCTGGCCACCCAGCAGGGCCACCCTGACGTGGCCGGCCTCATCCACGCCGTCCTCGGCATCGGCAGCATGATCGCGGCACTGTCGCTCGCGGCCGTCCCGGTCAGCGTGCTCTACGCCACGCGCATGCTGTGGGCGTCCGGGGCGATGGTCGCGCTGTCCCTGCCGCTGCTGCTCGTGCAGACGATCCCGCAGGTCGTCGCCGTGATCGCGGTGCTGGGCTTCGCGGTGGCGCCCTACCTGATCAGCGCGTTCGCGCTGGCCGGCCTCATCGTGCCGCCCGCGCGGATCGGCACGGCCATGACGTTCATGGCCGGCGCCACCGGCCTCGGCTACGCCACGGGCGCGTCGCTCGCCGGCCGCGCCGCCGACGGCGCGTTCGGCCCGTCGGGGCCCACCCCCGCCTTCGCCGTCACGATCGGGGCGATGGTGGTGGCGTTCGTGGTCTCGGTGGCCACGCAGCGGATCCTGCGCAACGCCCGCATCGTCTCCTGAGTCAGCGCCGCAGCGCGGCGGCCAGCCGGTCGCGGGCCTGCGGCCACTCGTCGTCGAGCATCGAGAACGTCACGGTGTCGCGCCAGGACCCGTCGTCGCGCGGCTTGTGCTTGCGCAGCACGCCCTCACGCTGCGCCCCGAGGCGGGCGATCGCCGCTTGTGACCGTTCGTTGCGGATGTCGGTGTGCCACACGACGCGGACGCAGCCGAGTTCGTCGAACGCGCGGGTGAGGAGCAGCAGCTTGGCCTCGGTGTTCAGGCCGTTGCGCCAGAAGCGACGACCGATCCAGGTGTGGCCGATCGCCACCGTGCGCAGCTCCGCGTCGACGTCGTAGAAGCACGTCATGCCGGCCACCTCGCCGGTGCGCAGGTCGACCTGCGCCCACGGCACGAGCGCCGGGTTGGCCAGCGTGCGCTCGATCCGTGCGGCGGCCACCTCGGGCGTCATCACGTCCCACCCGCGCAGGTGCTCGAAGACGACGGGATCGTCACCGGCCGCGGCGAGGCTGGCGGCGTGATCGGGCCGGAGCGCCTCGAGCCGCACCAGGGTGCCGCTCAGCGTCGCCGGCGTGGTCCAGGGGTCGCTCATGGTCAGCGGGTCAGCCGGTCGAGGAAGGCGATCATCAGCGCCTCGCGGACGCGCGGGGGAGCGACGTCGACGAGGGCGTTGACGGGGCCGAGCCGCT
This genomic interval from Aeromicrobium choanae contains the following:
- a CDS encoding sodium:calcium antiporter gives rise to the protein MAVLLVVAGLATLIVGAELLVRGGSGVATRLGIPPMVIGLTVVSIGTSLPELAIGIDAALRGAGPLAVGNIAGTNIVNLLLILGLSAAIAPLAIQSRTIAFELPVVAAVSILVVLLALDGSISRVDGTVLVTIAVLYTVAVVALAVRDPSRVPAASDGSGGGLVRHLVMLAAGLGIVVLGADWLVRGAVDLAAAMGVSEVVIGLTVVAIGSSAPELVTTVVSTLRGDRDIAVGNLIGSSVYNLALILGVTSLVAPLEVTSDLIRVDLPLMALVAVLLLPVMATGRRVSRAEGVAAVAAYVLYLGVILTTRT
- a CDS encoding MFS transporter produces the protein MSSAITDYRRLWGAAGFSFVAVAFLGRIPLAMSQMGVLLLVAQSTGKYGIAGATAGALAVASAIGSPFFGAAADRVGQRPVVLTQSILGSIGLVAIVVCSDRGVSSGALIAVAALTGLVMPQVGPLARVRWRPVLALRVDEGRIRESEVNRFVDLAFSYEGAGDEASFVLGPALVGILGVLVGADGALLAAAVLLLVFGSWFAVHRTAALVPRGSEHAPTHGVKLWTAAFIVLAFAVYLMGTFFGSIQAGSTVLATQQGHPDVAGLIHAVLGIGSMIAALSLAAVPVSVLYATRMLWASGAMVALSLPLLLVQTIPQVVAVIAVLGFAVAPYLISAFALAGLIVPPARIGTAMTFMAGATGLGYATGASLAGRAADGAFGPSGPTPAFAVTIGAMVVAFVVSVATQRILRNARIVS
- a CDS encoding uracil-DNA glycosylase, with the protein product MSLEHLMAPDWAEAMEPVAPQIAAMGDFLRAEVAAGRTYLPEPDAIFRAFRTPLAQVRVLVTGQDPYPTPGHPMGLSFSVRPDVRPLPRSLANIYRELEADLGIAPAPHGDLSAWADRGVMLLNRCLTVRPGEAASHRGRGWEAVTDRAIAALVERGGPLVAILWGRDAQSLASRLGDVPRIESAHPSPLSASRGFFGSRPFSRADAALAAQGAEPVDWELPG
- a CDS encoding AI-2E family transporter yields the protein MTETRIRDRAVMIDQGFVVLQRWGLRLIVVAAALYVLGWGVGRTWMIWFPVSLAILFATVLGPPTKRLRDLGVPAAAAAGVVMLAFLAALGFLFSILIPQLVEEAPEIADRAAKGVGEVQDWLVNGPLPIEAGQISNALDSVEDWLRNSAGDISSGVLSTIGVATNVVLNTVLVLILTFLFIKDGHRFLPWVERLGGHRVGGHLREMLYRAWNTLGGFIRTQALVSFIDAVLIGAALAIVGQPLWVPLAVITFIGGFIPIVGAFASGAIAVLVTLVTNSPRDALIILAVIVAVQQLEGNVLSPMLQGKSMNLHPAVVLMAVTAGGSIFGITGAFLAVPVTATIAEILRYANERIDAALTAGGDPVAALTAPTVADLDADADASSAEERDT
- a CDS encoding MFS transporter, whose amino-acid sequence is MVEATIGRARVATSTLLFSNGFLLGAWIVHIPVVMDRTGISAATLGTLLLWMGACAWLGMQAAGFFVDRTGSARAVTVALVLMCLSLPLPGLATDVWTLAAALGLLGATNGVVDVAQNAQAVTVERAYGRPVMSSFHAWFSAGGFIASALGGTMLALGWPVPLDFLVFALLGLVLVALVRPHLLDHDVQDREEGLERPPWTARIVLLGALAFALMLAEGVAYDWSTVHLRDELGTTEAVAAVAYGAFSATMFVTRLVVDRIVVVTGPGPFVRWASILGAIGLAIAIVAPTPAIAILGWAVVGIGLAGCVPQFFSAAGNVDPRHGAAIIARVTGMGYVALLSGPSIIGLLTHWVPLTTAFLVPLALCLVASALAPTALRKPE
- the purU gene encoding formyltetrahydrofolate deformylase, coding for MESPRPHSDFILTFACPDRVGIVAAIASTLAQDGWTITESQQYADPDTLHFFMRVRFAADRDVELEVMRATLAPVLEPFDMDWDLHDATAPLRVVVMVSKQGHVLNNLLFHARQGQLPVEIVAVVSNHPDWRDTVEWHGIEFHQIQVTPETKRDTEQFVIDLMDSRGAEALILARYMQILTDQMCRDVHGRAINIHHSLLPSFKGARPYEQAHRHGVKVIGATAHYVTADLDEGPIIEQDFRRVDHRSSAAELAAMGQDLEARALVSAVRAHAEHRVLLNGMKTVVFD
- a CDS encoding GNAT family N-acetyltransferase, with translation MSDPWTTPATLSGTLVRLEALRPDHAASLAAAGDDPVVFEHLRGWDVMTPEVAAARIERTLANPALVPWAQVDLRTGEVAGMTCFYDVDAELRTVAIGHTWIGRRFWRNGLNTEAKLLLLTRAFDELGCVRVVWHTDIRNERSQAAIARLGAQREGVLRKHKPRDDGSWRDTVTFSMLDDEWPQARDRLAAALRR